From a region of the Azospirillum formosense genome:
- the bamE gene encoding outer membrane protein assembly factor BamE, translating to MTRSIPSALCAFAFLGLAVSACSPTVATRGNMADPDRVAEIKAGQSRREDVADILGTPTSLGTFDQNVWYYIGQKTEKLAFFEPSVMERRVVVVHFDDAGVVKEMKQLDATDGQRVDIVDRSTPTAGRELSLLEQMLGNVGRFSAKDSRNRGPGR from the coding sequence ATGACGAGATCGATTCCTTCGGCGCTGTGCGCCTTCGCCTTTCTGGGTCTCGCCGTCTCCGCCTGCTCGCCGACCGTGGCGACCCGTGGCAACATGGCGGACCCCGACCGAGTCGCCGAGATCAAGGCCGGACAGTCGCGGCGGGAGGATGTGGCGGACATTCTCGGCACGCCGACCTCCTTGGGAACCTTCGACCAGAATGTCTGGTACTACATCGGCCAGAAGACGGAGAAGCTCGCCTTCTTCGAGCCGAGCGTGATGGAGCGCCGCGTCGTCGTCGTCCATTTCGACGACGCCGGCGTGGTGAAGGAGATGAAGCAGCTCGACGCCACCGACGGCCAGCGGGTCGACATCGTCGACCGCAGCACGCCCACCGCCGGACGCGAGCTGAGCCTGCTGGAGCAGATGCTCGGCAACGTCGGCCGCTTCTCCGCCAAGGATTCGCGCAACCGCGGCCCCGGCCGCTGA